The DNA region CCTGCTATCATATTTATCGATGAGCTGGATGCCATTGCTGCTACGCGTTTGAATGACACAAACGGTGCAGATCGTGAGGTGCAGCGAACTCTCATGCAGCTGCTTGCCGAGATGGATGGTTTTGACAACAGAGGTGACATTCGCATAATAGCCGCAACCAACCGTCCGGACGTACTTGATCCGGCAATAGTCCGCCCGGGAAGGTTCGACCGTGTTATCGAGATCCCTCTTCCTGATCAGGTCGGTCGTGAGACCATATTCCGCATCCATACTGACTTGCTTTCAATTGATGGCAACGTTGACCATGAGAAACTTGCCAAACTAACTGAAGGTGCAAGTGGTGCTGACATCGGAGCTATTGTCATGGAGGCAGGTATGTTCGCGGTTCGCCAGAACAATGACAGTATCAGTATGTCTAACCTGATCGAAGCTGTGGAAAAGGTCATGTCATCACCGGATGTCATAACTGACCAGTCATTGCAGATGTTCTCATAACACTTTCAGATCGGTCGTGTGAGCTTGGCTTTTCATATCAAACCGGAGATAAGAATACTCGGCATCGATGATTCTGCACTGATTCGTGACAATATATTGATAGTCGGTGCTTTCTTCCGGGGAGGGCAGTGGATGGATGGGGTAATGCGTTCTGAGGTCACCCGGGATGGGATGGACGCTACCGACAGGATCGTAGAAATGGTTACTTCCAGCAAGCATTATGACCAGATAAGGGTCATTATGCTGGATGGTGTCACCTACGCTGGTTTCAATCCGGTGGACATCGTAAAGCTGAACGAGGAAACCGGCATCCCTGTTATTGTCCTTATGCGTGAGGTTCCGGATTTTGAAAAAATAAAAAGCGCACTGTGTCATCTGCCGGATGCCGATAAGCGGTTACAGATGATGATGCGCGCAGGTCGGGTCATCAGGGCAATATCAAAGGACCCCTCAAATCCTGTTTTCATTCAGTGTGCAGGCATTGAAGCTTGCCTGGCATGTGAGATAGTACGTTTGTCTTCCACAAGGGGTAACATTCCCGAACCCTTGCGTATTGCTCATATGATCGCCACAGGTATTGTTTGTGGCGAATCAAGGGGGAAGGCCTGATTATCAGGCCTTGCACTTTTCTACTAGTTTCACACCTTCGTTCATGAGCTCTTCAGCTCTTCCTTTTGTTTTTGCTTCTGCGAATATGCGTATTATGGGTTCGGTTCCTGATGGTCTGATAAGCAACCAGCCGTCCTCGTGCCAGACCTTGACACCATCGGTGGTATCAACTTCGTATTTTCCACCCATAACGTGTTCCTTTATGCTCTCCATGGCTGCCTGAAGTTCGGTGCAGCGGATCTTCGTCTTGGAATTGAAATATTCAGGGACACTTTTCACAAGGTCTGATAATGTTTTTCCGGATGCCATTATCTCAAGCAGTTTTGCAGCTGCCATGGCGCCGTCACGGCAATACTGGTGCTCCGGGAAGATAAGTCCGCCATTACCCTCTCCTC from Methanococcoides methylutens includes:
- a CDS encoding endonuclease dU; this encodes MSLAFHIKPEIRILGIDDSALIRDNILIVGAFFRGGQWMDGVMRSEVTRDGMDATDRIVEMVTSSKHYDQIRVIMLDGVTYAGFNPVDIVKLNEETGIPVIVLMREVPDFEKIKSALCHLPDADKRLQMMMRAGRVIRAISKDPSNPVFIQCAGIEACLACEIVRLSSTRGNIPEPLRIAHMIATGIVCGESRGKA